The following are encoded together in the Daphnia magna isolate NIES linkage group LG8, ASM2063170v1.1, whole genome shotgun sequence genome:
- the LOC116934689 gene encoding uncharacterized protein LOC116934689, with protein sequence MVGYNSLRDACIFGRGGNSTDALNASVGAIIDFFMAREEQASVSLSGRRCPSIPDSIPKKKFPEDLKKAIQNFIIARWPKWHTGDKSMTPLRVNASIKAKLNGAHIA encoded by the exons ATGGTGGGATATAATTCGCTGCGTGATGCTTGCATCTTTGGTAGAGGCGGTAATTCTACCGATGCTTTGAATGCTTCTGTTGGCGCAATCATTGACTTTTTTATGGCTCGTGAGGAACAAGCAAGCGTCAGTTTGTCTGGAAGACGTTGTCCTTCCATTCCGGACAgcataccaaaaaaaaagtttcccGAAGACCTCAAGAAGGCAATTCAAA ATTTCATCATCGCCCGTTGGCCCAAATGGCACACAGGCGACAAATCCATGACACCCCTGCGGGTGAATGCATCCATTAAAGCAAAACTCAACGGCGCTCACAtcgcataa
- the LOC123475565 gene encoding uncharacterized protein LOC123475565 has product MEKVFVLFEFSSGEPAGIASITAIFKPPLKGNLKENIHEVKKWISCKTQLVIRWPHEGCPSGLHNVIYPSKHSVDSGFRAAIPLAVSDNLKTLSETRAKTTINHSPLPISAEDILALDPTSPTDNTSPIENTSPIENTSPIENTSPIENTSPIENTSPMETPYLKSIAPSACRKNLFGKDKNDENTTPFTERSTNKKRSSKQTEGYEKELNELKTKVRKLEDDLSTANKNLAEKEDEVMELEEQVKSLRSYFSAPMDLSERMHENLVKVEDILKELKSQPQQVNIQNTPSSSITQGSPAVSRQQTSNSGKMVELNEF; this is encoded by the exons atggaaaaagtttttgttctttttgaattttccagTGGCGAACCAGCAGGAATTGCCTCAATTACTGCAATCTTCAAACCTCCACTTAAAggaaatttgaaagaaaatatacATGAAGTGAAAAAGTGGATTAGTTGCAAGACTCAGCTGGTGATAAG GTGGCCTCATGAAGGTTGTCCATCGGGACTCCATAATGTAATTTATCCATCAAAACATAGTGTTGACTCTGGGTTTAGAGCTGCTATTCCCTTGGCTGTTTCTg ATAACTTGAAGACACTCAGTGAAACCAGGGCAAAAACCACCATCAATCACAGTCCGCTACCAATAAGTGCTGAAGATATTCTTGCATTAGATCCAACTTCTCCAACCGATAACACTTCTCCAATAGAGAACACTTCTCCAATAGAGAACACTTCTCCAATAGAGAACACTTCTCCAATAGAGAACACTTCTCCAATAGAGAACACTTCTCCAATGGAGACACCTTATTTAAAAAGTATCGCCCCATCAGCCTGCCggaaaaatctttttggaaAAGACAAGAACGATGAAAATACAACCCCATTCACTGAAAGAAgtaccaacaaaaaaaggtcAAGTAAACAAACTGAAGGTTACGAAAAG GAACTCAATGAACTGAAAACGAAAGTCAGAAAGCTTGAAGATGACTTATCTACAGCCAATAAAAATTTAGCCGAAAAAGAAGATGAGGTTATGGAACTTGAAGAGCAAGTAAAAAGTCTTCGTTCATATTTTTCAGCTCCCATGGATCTAAGTGAAC GCATGCACGAGAACCTCGTGAAAGTGGAAGACATTTTGAAAGAACTGAAGAGTCAGCCTCAGCAAGTTAACATTCAAAATACGCCTTCATCTTCTATTACTCAAGGTAGCCCTGCAGTGTCACGACAACAAACGTCCAATTCTGGAAAAATGGTAGAGCTTAATGAATTTTGA
- the LOC116928674 gene encoding uncharacterized protein LOC116928674, whose protein sequence is MGTQSVAEWTLEACKAKQRGIRFKITGCYNRIQNIVTNTLSRRDAEKQLTDSRKLLGELETIHDLIIELVDDDDVARAQNTQHLTYASAVDGASAMVENYLLQRQDDTFSVVPETEEQIARKIALQATEQRVRDAGAKFEAAEQALIDLGGDISALEEGEVDPYDSVSQSGRKEPKEKVPSLTDVAEPPDIWIDTYLTGKEMPIVREKGAKSSVNVQLEAYTGLALHWFAWISMWFALVHITCKTPSEKLAILNNYLMRDLADIVHGHGGGEAGYMEVLQRLKSTCGSRKVIRPAYLWE, encoded by the coding sequence ATGGGGACTCAATCTGTAGCAGAATGGACTTTGGAGGCCTGTAAGGCCAAGCAACGAGGAATCCGCTTCAAGATTACTGGCTGTTACAATCGCATCCAGAACATCGTGACGAATACTTTGTCACGCCGAGACGCTGAGAAGCAGCTTACTGATTCGCGTAAGCTCTTGGGCGAGTTGGAAACGATTCACGACCTGATCATAGAGCTCGTGGATGACGATGACGTGGCAAGGGCCCAGAACACACAACACCTGACGTATGCCTCAGCAGTAGACGGTGCATCAGCCATGGTCGAGAATTACCTGCTGCAGCGACAAGATGATACCTTTTCAGTGGTGCCAGAGACAGAGGAACAGATTGCACGTAAAATAGCCTTACAAGCCACCGAGCAACGAGTACGAGACGCTGGCGCTAAATTTGAGGCTGCCGAGCAGGCACTCATTGACCTGGGAGGTGACATATCTGCCCTGGAGGAAGGGGAAGTGGATCCGTACGATTCGGTGTCTCAATCTGGACGAAAAGAGCCCAAGGAAAAGGTACCGAGTTTGACTGACGTTGCCGAGCCACCTGACATCTGGATTGATACATATCTGACCGGCAAGGAGATGCCGATTGTTCGTGAGAAGGGGGCCAAATCGTCGGTCAACGTCCAGCTGGAGGCTTATACGGGCCTTGCACTGCATTGGTTTGCTTGGATCAGCATGTGGTTTGCGCTGGTTCACATTACGTGCAAGACTCCTAGCGAGAAGCTTGCCATATTGAACAATTATTTGATGAGAGACTTAGCCGATATTGTGCATGGCCATGGAGGAGGTGAGGCTGGTTACATGGAGGTTCTGCAGCGATTGAAGAGCACGTGTGGGAGTCGGAAGGTGATTCGACCGGCCTATCTGTGGGAGTAG